A portion of the Malania oleifera isolate guangnan ecotype guangnan chromosome 3, ASM2987363v1, whole genome shotgun sequence genome contains these proteins:
- the LOC131151549 gene encoding E3 ubiquitin-protein ligase RSL1-like encodes MGNSHPKFNANAHEKPGEEEEEDQNPSTFTCEICIEPNTTSRKFNNGGACCHPFCADCIAQYVRVAVADHGVPDLICPGLRCGRLLDPLACRRILPAELFVKWCDLLCERAVVGLEKCYCPYRDCSALIVDECGGRGGRKRSECPVCGRGYCFRCKVPWHAGYRCRERGEVRDPNDVMFGELMERKQWVRCPVCGHCVELRSGCPKVICRCGTEFCYACGVKISSSSRSSYLGSGCRCNWWEWDPFQDFRVLYVFLVVVALLFVGCSMFIIAASDFNV; translated from the exons ATGGGAAATTCTCATCCTAAGTTCAACGCCAATGCCCATGAAAAGCCCGgcgaggaagaagaagaagaccaaaATCCTTCCACGTTCACTTGCGAAATATGCATAGAGCCCAATACGACGTCCAGGAAGTTCAATAATGGGGGAGCCTGCTGTCACCCATTCTGCGCCGACTGCATCGCCCAGTACGTCCGCGTCGCCGTCGCCGACCACGGAGTTCCCGACCTTATATGCCCCGGCCTGAGATGCGGACGCCTCCTGGACCCCCTCGCCTGCCGGCGGATACTCCCGGCGGAGCTTTTCGTGAAATGGTGCGACCTCCTCTGCGAGAGGGCCGTTGTAGGACTCGAAAAATGCTACTGCCCCTACCGCGATTGCTCCGCCCTGATCGTCGACGAGTGCGGAGGGCGCGGAGGGAGGAAGAGGTCGGAGTGCCCCGTGTGCGGGAGAGGGTACTGTTTCCGGTGCAAGGTCCCGTGGCACGCCGGGTACCGGTGCCGCGAACGTGGGGAAGTCAGAGACCCGAACGACGTGATGTTTGGGGAATTGATGGAGAGGAAGCAGTGGGTGAGATGTCCTGTGTGTGGACACTGCGTCGAGCTTCGCTCTGgttgccctaaggtcatttgcag GTGTGGGACAGAATTCTGCTATGCATGTGGAGTGAAGATTTCATCATCATCTCGTTCATCTTATTTAGGGTCAGGGTGTAGGTGCAACTGGTGGGAATGGGATCCCTTTCAGGACTTCAGGGTGCTCTATGTTTTCTTAGTTGTTGTGGCTTTATTGTTTGTGGGTTGCTCCATGTTTATAATAGCTGCATCAGACTTCAATGTCTAA